One window of Klebsiella quasivariicola genomic DNA carries:
- a CDS encoding PTS mannose/fructose/sorbose transporter subunit IIC, producing the protein MEITLLQIVLVFIVACIAGMESVLDEFQFHRPLVACTLIGAVLGDMKTGIIIGGTLEMIALGWMNIGAAVAPDAALASIISTVLVIAGHQSIGAGIALAIPLAAAGQVLTIIVRTITVAFQHAADKAAENGNLTALSWLHVSSLFLQAMRIAIPAVIVAISVGTSEVQGLLNAIPEVVTSGLNIAGGMIVVVGYAMVINMMRAGYLMPFFYLGFVTAAFTNFNLVALGVIGAVMAILYIQLSPKYNRVAGAPAQAAGNNDLDNELD; encoded by the coding sequence ATGGAGATTACCCTTCTTCAGATTGTGCTGGTGTTCATCGTCGCGTGTATTGCGGGTATGGAGTCGGTGCTTGATGAATTTCAGTTCCACCGTCCTCTGGTCGCTTGTACGCTGATTGGCGCCGTTCTCGGCGATATGAAAACCGGTATTATCATCGGCGGTACGCTGGAAATGATCGCTCTGGGTTGGATGAACATCGGTGCGGCGGTTGCCCCTGATGCCGCGCTGGCGTCCATTATTTCCACCGTTCTGGTTATTGCCGGCCATCAGAGCATCGGTGCCGGTATCGCGCTGGCTATCCCGCTGGCGGCGGCAGGCCAGGTGCTGACCATTATCGTTCGTACCATCACCGTAGCCTTCCAGCACGCGGCAGATAAAGCGGCGGAGAATGGCAACCTGACCGCCCTGTCGTGGTTGCACGTCTCGTCCTTGTTCCTGCAGGCGATGCGTATCGCTATCCCGGCCGTCATCGTCGCCATTTCCGTCGGTACCAGCGAAGTCCAGGGCCTGCTGAACGCGATCCCTGAAGTGGTCACCAGCGGTCTGAACATCGCCGGCGGTATGATCGTGGTTGTCGGTTATGCGATGGTTATCAACATGATGCGCGCAGGCTACCTGATGCCGTTCTTCTACCTCGGCTTCGTCACCGCCGCTTTCACCAACTTCAACCTGGTTGCGCTGGGTGTGATTGGTGCGGTTATGGCTATCCTCTACATCCAGCTGAGCCCGAAATATAACCGCGTCGCGGGTGCCCCGGCTCAGGCGGCTGGCAACAACGATCTCGATAACGAACTGGACTAA
- a CDS encoding DUF986 family protein, whose translation MTFTDLVIILFILALLAYAVYDQFIMPRRNGPVLLAVPLLRRSRVDGIIFVGLIAILIYNNITQHGTVITTWLLSALALMGFYLFWIRTPKIIFKPRGFFFANVWIEYQRIKEMNLSEDGVLVMQLEQRRLLIRVRNIDDLEKIYKLLVSTQ comes from the coding sequence ATGACATTCACGGACCTGGTAATCATCCTGTTTATCCTTGCGCTACTGGCCTACGCCGTGTACGACCAGTTTATCATGCCGCGGCGGAACGGCCCGGTACTGCTGGCGGTCCCCCTGCTTCGCCGCAGCCGCGTTGACGGCATCATCTTTGTCGGCCTCATTGCCATTCTGATCTATAACAACATCACCCAGCACGGCACGGTCATCACCACCTGGCTATTATCTGCCCTGGCGCTGATGGGTTTCTATTTATTCTGGATCCGCACGCCGAAAATCATTTTTAAGCCGCGTGGATTTTTCTTCGCCAACGTGTGGATAGAATATCAGCGGATTAAAGAGATGAATTTATCTGAAGATGGCGTGCTGGTGATGCAATTAGAGCAACGGCGGCTACTTATACGCGTACGAAATATCGACGATCTGGAGAAGATTTACAAACTTCTCGTTTCAACTCAGTAA
- the cspE gene encoding transcription antiterminator/RNA stability regulator CspE — translation MAKIKGQVKWFNESKGFGFITPADGSKDVFVHFSAIQGNGFKTLAEGQNVEFEIQDGQKGPAAVNVTAI, via the coding sequence ATGGCAAAGATTAAAGGTCAAGTTAAGTGGTTCAACGAGTCTAAAGGTTTTGGTTTCATTACTCCGGCTGATGGCAGCAAAGATGTGTTCGTACACTTCTCCGCTATCCAGGGTAACGGCTTCAAAACTCTGGCTGAAGGCCAGAACGTTGAGTTCGAAATTCAGGACGGCCAGAAAGGTCCGGCTGCAGTTAACGTAACTGCTATCTGA
- the rlmA gene encoding 23S rRNA (guanine(745)-N(1))-methyltransferase: MSYSCPLCHAPLSLSDRHYSCPQRHQFDLAKEGYVNLLPVQFKRSRDPGDSAGMMQARRAFLDAGHYQPLRDAIAERLRRYAPADLLDIGCGEGYYTHAFATIAGRSWGLDVSKPAIRAAAKRYPQVNFCVASSQRLPFSDASFDAVVRIYAPCNAEELARVVRPGGWVITATPGPRHLLELKGLIYDEVRLHELKTEAMPGFHLEAQEQLAYPMTLTGSEAQALLQMTPFAWRARPEVHAALRQQATFGCQTDFMIHCWQREA, from the coding sequence ATGTCATACAGTTGTCCCCTTTGCCACGCGCCGCTCAGCCTTAGCGACCGTCACTATTCCTGCCCGCAGCGGCACCAGTTCGACCTGGCGAAAGAGGGGTACGTTAATCTGCTCCCGGTGCAGTTCAAACGGTCGCGCGATCCTGGCGACAGCGCCGGGATGATGCAGGCCCGTCGGGCGTTTCTTGACGCCGGGCATTACCAGCCCCTCCGTGACGCGATCGCCGAACGGCTGCGGCGCTACGCCCCGGCGGACTTGCTGGATATCGGCTGCGGAGAGGGGTATTACACCCATGCGTTTGCCACCATCGCTGGCCGCAGCTGGGGGCTGGATGTGTCGAAGCCGGCGATCCGCGCGGCGGCAAAACGCTACCCGCAGGTTAATTTTTGCGTAGCCTCCAGCCAGCGGCTGCCGTTTTCCGATGCCAGTTTCGATGCGGTAGTGCGTATTTACGCGCCCTGTAACGCTGAAGAGCTGGCGCGGGTGGTGCGGCCAGGCGGATGGGTGATCACCGCCACGCCGGGTCCCCGCCACTTACTGGAGCTGAAAGGGTTGATTTACGATGAAGTTCGCCTGCATGAGCTGAAGACGGAAGCGATGCCGGGGTTCCATCTGGAGGCACAGGAGCAGCTGGCCTATCCGATGACCCTGACGGGAAGCGAAGCGCAGGCGCTGCTGCAGATGACGCCTTTTGCCTGGCGCGCCAGGCCTGAGGTGCATGCCGCGCTGCGTCAGCAGGCGACCTTTGGCTGCCAGACCGATTTTATGATCCATTGCTGGCAGCGCGAAGCGTAA
- a CDS encoding PTS mannose transporter subunit IID gives MVDMTKNTTEKKLTQSDIRGVFIRSNLFQGSWNFERMQALGFCFSMVPAIRRLYPENNDARKQAIKRHLEFFNTHPYVAAPVLGVTLAMEEQRANGAEIDDGAINGIKVGLMGPLAGVGDPIFWGTVRPVFAALGAGIAMSGSLLGPLLFFILFNAVRLLTRYYGVAYGYRKGVDIVKDMGGGFLQKLTEGASILGLFVMGALVNKWTHVNIPMVVSKITGSDGQVHVTTVQTILDQLMPGLVPLLLTFACMWLLRKKVNPLWIIVGFFVIGIAGYAVGLLGL, from the coding sequence ATGGTTGATATGACTAAAAATACCACCGAGAAAAAACTCACTCAGAGTGATATTCGTGGCGTGTTCATTCGTTCTAACCTGTTCCAGGGTTCATGGAACTTCGAACGTATGCAGGCGCTGGGCTTCTGCTTCTCCATGGTTCCGGCTATTCGCCGTCTGTACCCTGAGAACAACGATGCGCGTAAGCAGGCGATTAAACGTCACCTTGAGTTCTTCAACACCCACCCTTACGTTGCCGCTCCGGTACTGGGCGTCACGCTGGCGATGGAAGAGCAGCGCGCCAATGGCGCAGAAATTGACGATGGCGCCATCAACGGTATCAAAGTCGGCTTGATGGGGCCGCTGGCCGGCGTCGGCGACCCGATCTTCTGGGGTACCGTACGTCCCGTGTTCGCCGCTTTAGGCGCCGGGATAGCAATGAGCGGTAGCCTGCTCGGTCCTCTGCTGTTCTTTATCCTGTTCAACGCCGTGCGCCTGCTGACCCGTTACTACGGCGTCGCCTACGGTTACCGCAAAGGCGTCGACATCGTTAAAGATATGGGCGGCGGCTTCCTGCAGAAACTGACTGAGGGGGCATCTATCCTCGGCCTGTTTGTCATGGGGGCACTGGTTAACAAGTGGACGCACGTAAACATTCCGATGGTGGTGTCAAAAATCACCGGCTCTGACGGACAGGTTCACGTCACCACCGTGCAGACTATCCTCGACCAGCTGATGCCGGGCCTGGTGCCGCTGCTGCTGACCTTCGCCTGTATGTGGCTGCTGCGTAAGAAAGTTAACCCGCTGTGGATCATCGTTGGCTTCTTCGTCATCGGTATCGCCGGTTACGCGGTCGGCCTGCTGGGTCTGTAA
- the mntP gene encoding manganese efflux pump MntP, producing the protein MNLSATILLAFGMSMDAFAASIGKGATLHKPKFSEAVRTGLIFGVIETLTPLVGWGLGMLASQFVLEWNHWIAFILLVFLGGRMIVEGFRGDSDEACEAPRRHGFWLLVTTAFATSLDAMAVGVGLAFLQVSIVTTALAIGCATFLMSTLGIMVGRFIGPLLGKRAEILGGIVLIGIGSEILWSHFAG; encoded by the coding sequence ATGAATTTATCCGCTACCATTCTTCTCGCCTTCGGCATGTCCATGGACGCCTTCGCGGCTTCTATCGGCAAAGGCGCCACCCTGCATAAACCCAAATTCTCAGAAGCTGTGCGCACCGGGCTGATTTTTGGTGTCATTGAAACCCTGACGCCGCTGGTCGGCTGGGGGCTCGGCATGCTGGCCAGTCAGTTTGTCCTTGAATGGAACCACTGGATTGCCTTTATTTTGCTGGTGTTTCTCGGTGGGCGAATGATCGTCGAAGGTTTTCGTGGCGACAGCGACGAGGCGTGCGAGGCCCCCCGCCGACATGGCTTCTGGTTGCTAGTCACCACTGCCTTTGCCACCAGCCTCGACGCCATGGCTGTCGGCGTCGGTCTGGCCTTCCTGCAGGTCAGCATTGTGACCACCGCCCTGGCGATCGGCTGCGCGACGTTTCTTATGTCAACGCTGGGGATCATGGTCGGCCGTTTTATTGGCCCGCTGTTGGGTAAACGGGCCGAAATCCTCGGCGGTATCGTGTTGATTGGTATCGGTAGCGAAATCCTCTGGAGCCATTTCGCCGGTTAA
- the manX gene encoding PTS mannose transporter subunit IIAB: MTIAIVIGTHGWAAEQLLKTAEMLLGEQENVGWIDFVPGENAETLIEKYNAQLAKLDTSKGVLFLVDTWGGSPFNAASRIVVDKEHYEVIAGVNIPMLVETFMARDDDPSFDELVALAVETGSEGVKALKAKPVEKAAPAPAPAAAPKAAAPAKPMGPNDYMVIGLARIDDRLIHGQVATRWTKETNVTRIIVVSDEVAADTVRKTLLTQVAPPGVTAHVVDVAKMIRVYNNPMYAGQRVMLLFTNPTDVERIVEGGVKITSVNIGGMAFRQGKTQVNNAISVDAKDIEAFNKLNARGIELEARKVSTDPKLKMMDLIAKVDK; encoded by the coding sequence GTGACGATTGCTATTGTAATAGGCACACATGGTTGGGCTGCAGAACAGCTGCTGAAAACAGCAGAGATGCTGTTGGGCGAGCAGGAAAACGTTGGCTGGATCGATTTCGTTCCGGGTGAAAACGCCGAAACGCTGATCGAGAAATACAATGCCCAGTTGGCAAAACTGGATACCAGTAAAGGCGTGCTATTTCTCGTCGATACATGGGGAGGCAGCCCGTTCAACGCTGCGAGCCGCATTGTCGTCGATAAAGAGCATTACGAAGTCATCGCCGGGGTTAACATCCCGATGCTGGTGGAAACCTTCATGGCCCGCGATGATGACCCTTCGTTTGATGAACTGGTCGCCTTAGCGGTGGAGACCGGTAGCGAAGGCGTGAAAGCGCTGAAGGCCAAACCGGTGGAAAAAGCGGCTCCCGCGCCAGCCCCTGCCGCGGCGCCAAAAGCCGCCGCGCCGGCCAAACCGATGGGCCCGAACGACTACATGGTGATTGGCCTCGCGCGCATTGACGACCGCCTGATCCATGGTCAGGTCGCCACCCGCTGGACCAAAGAGACCAACGTCACCCGCATCATCGTCGTCAGCGACGAAGTGGCCGCGGATACGGTGCGCAAAACCCTGCTGACCCAGGTTGCACCACCGGGCGTCACCGCCCACGTGGTGGACGTCGCCAAAATGATCCGCGTTTACAACAACCCGATGTACGCCGGGCAGCGCGTCATGCTGCTGTTTACTAACCCGACCGACGTTGAGCGTATCGTCGAGGGCGGCGTGAAAATCACCAGCGTCAACATCGGTGGTATGGCGTTCCGCCAGGGCAAAACCCAGGTTAACAACGCGATTTCGGTCGATGCCAAAGATATTGAGGCGTTTAACAAGCTGAACGCACGCGGTATCGAGCTGGAGGCACGTAAAGTGTCCACCGACCCGAAACTGAAAATGATGGATCTGATCGCCAAGGTTGATAAATAA
- the ftsI gene encoding peptidoglycan glycosyltransferase FtsI, whose protein sequence is MVLNKKTKSAANFTPIRFGLLCVAILGCLGLLLARVGWLQIISPDNLVKQEDMRSLREEPIAVERGMISDREGRPLAVSVPVSAIWIDPQTTMEKGGVGYGPRWQALAEALHLNLGELAQRVQSHPHARFLYLARQINPEQAEWIDKLHLPGVYLRDESRRFYPAGHVAANLLGFTNVDNQGIEGVEKSFNAQLTGKPGRRLVRKDKHGNVIENITEVPPVPAHNLQLSIDERLQTVTEDALDNAVRWNKAESGAAVLIKIDTGEILAMANYPDFNPNNRDTATLDDFRNRAISDTFEPGSTVKPLVIMTALQQGIVQPDSVVDTHPFVLDGHRIRDVGYYPELTLTGILQKSSDTGVSHLSLAMPVQHLIDTYKAFGFGESTGLGLTGESAGLMPQRRYWGQLDRATFAFGYGLMVTPLQLAHVYATIGGFGIERPLSITRIDPPVIGTRVMPENIVHSVEHMMESVALPGGGGTKAAVRDYRVAVKTGTAKKIGPDGKYIDKYVAYTAGVAPASRPQFALVVVMNDPSNGSYYGGAVSAPVFSQIMGDVLRLENVMPDGMPQGAENLIVMHDSHPLAPAL, encoded by the coding sequence ATGGTGCTAAACAAAAAAACGAAGTCCGCGGCCAACTTTACCCCGATTCGCTTCGGGTTACTGTGTGTGGCTATTCTCGGTTGTCTGGGGCTGCTGTTGGCTCGCGTGGGCTGGCTACAGATAATCTCACCCGATAACCTTGTGAAACAAGAAGATATGCGATCGCTGCGCGAAGAGCCGATTGCGGTTGAGCGGGGCATGATCAGCGATCGCGAGGGGCGGCCGCTGGCGGTGAGCGTTCCGGTCAGCGCTATCTGGATTGACCCGCAGACCACCATGGAAAAGGGCGGTGTGGGCTATGGGCCTCGCTGGCAGGCGCTGGCCGAGGCGCTGCATCTGAATCTCGGGGAGTTGGCCCAGCGGGTACAGAGTCATCCGCACGCCCGTTTTCTCTATCTGGCGCGCCAGATCAATCCCGAGCAGGCCGAGTGGATTGATAAACTGCATCTGCCGGGCGTCTATCTCCGCGATGAATCGCGACGTTTCTATCCAGCTGGCCATGTGGCTGCCAATCTGCTGGGTTTTACTAACGTCGATAATCAGGGGATTGAAGGGGTGGAGAAAAGCTTTAACGCCCAGCTGACCGGTAAACCCGGGCGACGTCTGGTGCGTAAAGATAAACATGGCAATGTCATTGAGAACATTACCGAAGTGCCGCCGGTCCCGGCGCATAATCTGCAGTTGAGTATCGATGAGCGACTGCAGACGGTTACCGAAGATGCGCTGGATAACGCTGTTCGCTGGAATAAAGCGGAGTCCGGGGCGGCGGTGTTGATCAAAATCGACACCGGCGAGATTCTGGCGATGGCCAACTATCCGGACTTCAATCCGAACAATCGCGATACGGCAACGCTGGATGATTTCCGTAACCGCGCTATCAGCGATACCTTTGAACCCGGCTCGACCGTCAAACCGCTGGTGATCATGACCGCGCTACAGCAAGGCATCGTCCAGCCGGACAGTGTGGTGGACACGCATCCCTTTGTCCTCGACGGCCACCGCATCCGCGACGTCGGCTATTATCCGGAGCTGACCCTGACCGGGATCCTGCAGAAGTCCAGCGATACCGGTGTGTCGCATCTCTCGCTCGCCATGCCGGTACAACATCTGATCGATACCTACAAGGCTTTCGGCTTCGGTGAGTCGACCGGGCTGGGGTTAACGGGTGAAAGCGCCGGGCTGATGCCACAGCGCCGCTACTGGGGACAACTGGATCGTGCCACCTTCGCCTTCGGCTATGGTTTGATGGTCACGCCGCTCCAGCTGGCGCATGTTTATGCAACTATCGGCGGCTTCGGTATTGAACGACCATTGTCGATTACGCGTATCGACCCGCCGGTGATTGGCACGCGCGTGATGCCGGAAAACATTGTTCACAGCGTAGAACACATGATGGAAAGCGTGGCGCTTCCGGGCGGGGGAGGGACCAAAGCGGCGGTGCGTGACTATCGGGTAGCGGTTAAAACCGGGACGGCGAAGAAAATCGGCCCGGACGGCAAATATATCGATAAATATGTGGCCTATACCGCCGGTGTGGCGCCCGCCAGTCGCCCACAGTTCGCGCTGGTGGTGGTGATGAACGATCCGAGCAATGGTTCCTACTACGGCGGGGCCGTTTCCGCCCCAGTGTTCAGCCAGATTATGGGCGATGTCCTGCGCCTGGAGAACGTCATGCCGGACGGCATGCCGCAGGGGGCGGAGAATCTGATCGTGATGCATGACAGTCACCCACTGGCGCCGGCGCTGTAA
- a CDS encoding EAL domain-containing protein — protein MQTAQKVITAYRRKRIIVCLLVALITLGATLAIRFISQRSVNEDAIRTAASQRVTALDNILRPLSVERETLLSLVDKPCMDIHLTLRKMAASLQTVRSIALVSSGTIYCSSIFGQRQANLHQLQPALPAHHPLLLFSTDNSLLKGTPVLIQWYPASESGLDGVMLMFNIELLGTLILNEKSALISDVSLQVGDRYFSSSHGLLDKAHAPQGTVIYRQRSTEFPFTVNINGPGATAIALEELPGELPLALIFSLLMTGIAWLATAGRMSFSREISLGISAREFALWCQPLQDARSGRCCGVEILLRWNNPRRGEISPEVFIPIAEGDNLIIPLTRYVIAETARRLDAFPSEPHFHIAINVAARHFAHGLLLHDLHNYWFSVNPVQQLVVELTERDVLQDGDQHMAEHLHLKGVQLAIDDFGTGNSSLSWLEKLRPDVLKIDRSFTSSVGIDSVNATVTDIIIALADRLNIVTVAEGVETLEQESYLRGHGVDVLQGFYYARPMPIEAFPAWLADREGQKSEGGE, from the coding sequence ATGCAGACTGCACAAAAAGTCATTACGGCCTATCGTCGCAAACGCATTATTGTCTGCCTGTTGGTAGCGCTGATAACCCTCGGCGCTACCTTAGCCATTCGATTTATTTCACAGCGTAGCGTAAATGAAGATGCTATTCGTACCGCCGCCAGCCAGCGGGTTACGGCGCTGGATAATATTCTGCGCCCGCTAAGCGTGGAGCGGGAGACGCTGTTGTCGCTGGTCGATAAACCCTGCATGGATATTCATCTGACGCTGCGCAAAATGGCAGCCTCGCTACAAACTGTTCGTTCCATCGCCCTGGTGTCGTCGGGCACGATCTACTGTTCAAGTATCTTTGGCCAGCGGCAGGCGAATTTACACCAGCTGCAGCCCGCGCTGCCGGCGCATCATCCTCTGCTGCTCTTTTCAACGGACAATTCGCTGCTTAAAGGCACACCGGTGCTAATTCAGTGGTATCCAGCCTCGGAGAGCGGCCTGGATGGTGTGATGTTGATGTTCAATATCGAGCTGCTGGGAACCTTAATTCTTAATGAAAAATCGGCCCTGATCAGCGACGTCAGCCTGCAGGTTGGCGACCGTTATTTTAGCAGCAGCCATGGGCTTCTTGATAAAGCGCATGCTCCGCAGGGAACGGTGATTTATCGCCAGCGCTCGACGGAGTTTCCTTTTACCGTCAACATCAACGGCCCCGGCGCCACGGCCATCGCTCTTGAAGAGCTGCCCGGTGAGCTGCCGCTGGCGCTGATCTTCAGCCTGTTAATGACCGGTATCGCCTGGCTGGCCACCGCGGGCAGAATGAGTTTCTCGCGGGAAATAAGCCTTGGCATTTCGGCCAGGGAGTTTGCCCTCTGGTGCCAGCCGCTGCAGGATGCGCGCAGCGGACGCTGCTGCGGGGTTGAGATCCTGCTGCGCTGGAACAACCCCCGCCGCGGCGAGATTTCGCCCGAGGTATTTATTCCCATCGCCGAAGGGGACAATCTGATTATTCCCCTCACCCGCTATGTGATCGCCGAAACCGCCCGCCGCCTGGACGCCTTCCCCAGCGAGCCGCATTTTCATATCGCGATTAATGTCGCTGCCCGTCACTTTGCACACGGTTTGCTGCTGCATGACCTGCACAATTACTGGTTTAGCGTCAATCCGGTACAACAGCTGGTGGTTGAACTCACCGAACGTGATGTCCTGCAGGATGGCGACCAGCACATGGCCGAACATTTGCATTTAAAAGGGGTCCAGCTGGCGATAGATGATTTTGGCACCGGTAACAGCTCGCTCTCGTGGCTGGAAAAACTGCGGCCGGACGTGCTGAAGATCGACCGCTCGTTTACCAGTTCCGTCGGGATAGACAGCGTCAATGCCACGGTGACGGATATTATTATAGCCCTCGCCGACCGTCTGAATATCGTTACCGTGGCCGAAGGGGTGGAGACGCTGGAGCAGGAAAGCTATCTCCGGGGCCACGGCGTCGATGTGCTGCAGGGATTTTATTATGCCCGGCCGATGCCGATAGAGGCGTTTCCGGCGTGGCTGGCAGACAGAGAGGGGCAGAAAAGCGAGGGGGGAGAATAG
- the yoaE gene encoding CNNM family cation transport protein YoaE: MELLMDPSIWAGLLTLIVLEIVLGIDNLVFIAILADKLPPKQRDKARLIGLSLALVMRLGLLSVISWMVTLTKPLITIADFSFSGRDLIMLLGGIFLLFKATTELHERLENRQHDSGHGKGYASFWVVVLQIVVLDAVFSLDAVITAVGMVNHLPVMMAAVVIAMIMMLLASKPLTRFVNQHPTVVVLCLSFLLMIGLSLVAEGFGFHIPKGYLYAAIGFSIIIEFFNQVARRNFVRHQSTLPLRARTADAILRLMGGRKQTSVSHDADSPAAIPVPEGAFAEEERYMINGVLTLAQRSLRGIMTPRGEISWVDAEQSDDEIRRQLLSSPHSLFPVCRGELDEIIGIVRAKELLVALEAGENVAALASASPAIVVPETLDPINLLGVLRRARGSFVIVTNEFGMVQGLVTPLDVLEAIAGEFPDADETPEIVIDGDGWLIKGSTDLHALQQALGLDALVNEDEDIATVAGLVIAVNGHIPRIGDTVSLPPLQFTVVEANDYRVDLVRAVVTRPLSDEEE; the protein is encoded by the coding sequence ATGGAATTGTTAATGGATCCCTCAATCTGGGCTGGCCTGTTGACGCTTATCGTTCTGGAGATTGTGCTCGGTATCGACAACCTGGTGTTTATTGCCATCCTGGCGGACAAACTGCCGCCGAAGCAGCGCGATAAAGCGCGACTGATCGGCCTTTCGCTGGCGCTGGTGATGCGCCTGGGGCTGCTGTCGGTGATCTCCTGGATGGTGACCCTGACGAAGCCGCTGATTACTATCGCTGATTTCTCCTTTTCCGGGCGCGACCTTATCATGCTGCTCGGCGGGATCTTCTTGCTGTTTAAGGCGACGACTGAACTGCATGAGCGGCTGGAAAACCGCCAGCACGATAGCGGTCACGGTAAAGGGTATGCCAGTTTCTGGGTGGTGGTGCTGCAGATCGTGGTGCTGGACGCCGTCTTCTCTCTGGATGCGGTGATCACGGCGGTCGGGATGGTTAACCATCTGCCGGTGATGATGGCGGCGGTGGTGATCGCCATGATCATGATGCTGCTGGCGTCGAAGCCATTGACGCGCTTTGTCAACCAGCACCCGACGGTGGTGGTGCTCTGTCTGAGCTTCCTGTTGATGATCGGCCTGAGCCTAGTGGCGGAAGGGTTTGGCTTCCATATTCCGAAAGGGTATCTGTACGCGGCGATCGGTTTCTCGATCATCATCGAGTTCTTTAACCAGGTGGCGCGACGCAACTTTGTCCGACATCAGTCGACGCTGCCGCTGCGTGCCCGTACCGCGGATGCGATCCTGCGCCTGATGGGCGGCCGGAAACAGACCTCCGTCAGCCATGACGCCGACAGCCCGGCAGCCATACCGGTGCCGGAAGGGGCGTTTGCCGAAGAAGAACGTTACATGATTAACGGCGTGCTGACGCTGGCCCAGCGCTCCCTGCGCGGTATTATGACCCCGCGCGGTGAAATCAGCTGGGTCGACGCCGAACAGAGTGATGACGAAATTCGTCGTCAGCTGCTGTCGTCGCCGCACAGTCTGTTCCCGGTCTGCCGCGGAGAGCTGGATGAAATCATCGGTATCGTGCGGGCGAAAGAGTTGCTGGTGGCCCTTGAGGCGGGAGAAAACGTTGCGGCGCTGGCCTCTGCCTCCCCGGCGATTGTCGTCCCGGAAACGCTGGACCCGATCAATCTGCTCGGCGTTCTGCGCCGCGCGCGCGGCAGCTTTGTCATCGTGACCAACGAGTTTGGCATGGTACAGGGGCTGGTGACGCCGCTGGACGTCCTGGAAGCCATCGCCGGTGAATTCCCGGATGCCGATGAGACGCCGGAGATCGTCATTGACGGCGATGGCTGGCTGATCAAAGGCTCGACCGACTTGCATGCGCTGCAGCAGGCGCTTGGACTGGATGCGCTGGTCAATGAAGATGAGGATATTGCCACGGTGGCCGGGTTGGTGATCGCCGTCAATGGCCATATCCCGCGCATTGGCGACACCGTGTCGCTACCGCCGCTGCAGTTTACCGTGGTGGAAGCGAATGATTACCGGGTCGACCTGGTCCGCGCGGTGGTCACCCGTCCGCTGAGCGACGAAGAAGAGTAA